A region of Leishmania mexicana MHOM/GT/2001/U1103 complete genome, chromosome 8 DNA encodes the following proteins:
- a CDS encoding putative RNA binding protein — translation MATYKREDLRRVSFTNLDEHCDEGIMYELCLQFGRIQNISWPTEVNINGMPQRASRCYVDFENAEDAKYCFEALYRARVKLFNKELRVFHASNEVVQGGAAGPQRSGAAVIGLHEVGAKVVVRNIDYSVTEFDVTRFFESFGQFAAPPRMLRDSVGNFRGVVILSYKTFEASDRVIRDMDQKMFRDRVISVHYAQMEDGSGRLHGTKEERANATLIREEERRYREMVAKEMAEVRQERQQSRVQDASWAEKVNVYSRPRR, via the coding sequence ATGGCCACGTACAAACGCGAGGATCTGCGGCGTGTAAGCTTTACCAACCTCGACGAGCACTGTGATGAGGGCATCATGTACGAGCTGTGTCTGCAGTTCGGGCGCATTCAGAACATTAGTTGGCCGACCGAGGTGAATATTAACGGCATGCCGCAGCGCGCCTCGCGCTGCTATGTCGACTTCGAGAACGCCGAAGACGCCAAGTACTGCTTCGAGGCTCTCTACCGAGCGCGCGTGAAGCTGTTTAATAAGGAGCTGCGCGTCTTTCACGCCAGCAACGAGGTGGTGCAgggtggtgcagcgggccCACAGAGAAgcggggcggcggtgatTGGCCTGCACGAGGTGGGTGCCAAGGTGGTGGTACGCAACATTGATTACAGCGTCACGGAGTTCGACGTGACGCGCTTCTTCGAGAGCTTTGGCCAGTTCGCTGCCCCGCCCCGCATGCTGCGCGACTCCGTCGGCAATTTTCGCGGCGTTGTCATTCTTTCGTACAAGACGTTTGAGGCGAGCGACCGCGTAATTCGAGACATGGACCAGAAGATGTTCCGTGACCGCGTCATTTCCGTGCACTACGCACAGATggaggacggcagcgggCGGTTGCACGGAACcaaggaggagcgcgcgaaCGCCACCCTCATACGAGAGGAGGAACGGCGCTACCGTGAGATGGTGGCGAAGGAGATGGCGGAGGTGCgacaggagcggcagcaaaGTCGCGTGCAGGATGCGTCATGGGCGGAGAAGGTGAACGTGTACAGCCGCCCGCGTCGCTGA